In Gossypium arboreum isolate Shixiya-1 chromosome 3, ASM2569848v2, whole genome shotgun sequence, the sequence AGAGGTGTTACCCCTCTAAAGCTTTCTTGTTATCCTCCAAAGATTTGTACTTAGTCTCCTAAGTGGATATAAAGTCAGCGAGCTCAATATTCTGGTGGACTGTGTTCTCATGAATCTAGCAGAGTTAGCTCAATAAActaaaggaattcttgaatttaGCCTACTTGGCCTTATTCTCATTACATGCTTCAGATAAGGCCTAACCAAGGAGTCCAAACTCCACTACCATTAGCTGGAAAGAACCCATCAACTATTCTAGTAAAGGTTTTTATGTagttgatgaagaagaagaagaagaagggtaGATATTCTCACTTAACTCTAGAGATAAGTCTTTTTCCCATTTATGTCTGATCTTATTGGGGGAAGAGGGATACTGACCTACCCTGATGTAGTCTCTGCATGGGAAGAAAGTTTGGACCCTGCCAGATGGAGTAGTTAGATGTAGGGAGCTGAAGAGAGAAACCTATGGAAAGGAATGGATTGTACCAAAAGAAGGCCCCACAGAATGTGGCACAATTATAGGGGCAAACAGGTTTGCAGGATTAGCAGACACTTTTGTGGACTCAAGAATTTGAGAAATATTAGGAGAGGTAGTTTCTCCCTTGATTACCATTGGTGCTTTCTTAGGTCTACGACGAACTAGTCGTTCATTGCTACCATTTCTAGTGCTTGGGGACTCTTCCTCTACACAAGGCTTAGGGGTGTGCACAATTCGGGTAAAACcaaaaaaattcggttaaccgaccgaattcAGTTAAtcagtcggttaaccgaattttttcgaTCGGGGGTCAGTtaataaatttttgaattttcggttaacggttaattcggttcgaaacaggtcggttaaccgaattttttcgattaaccaaaaaaataatatataaataatagtctACTATTTAATATTTACCCAAACCCAACCCAACATAAAGCCCAATCTTATATATTTAAACCCAAGTGgccaacccaacccaacccaattacCTAATTTAATTACCCAAcccaataaaaataatttaataaataaaaataaaaatctaaaagtaAAAAATCTACTAAAACTAAAACACCCCTACAGCCCTAATCACTCACACTCCCACAGACAGTCAGACGATAGAAAAAAAAACCCTAACTTTTCAAGTTTGAAATCcctaatgaaaatttgaaatctcTTAAAACCTTCAAAATCTCCCAAAAGGCCAAATCTTCAAAAGTATCATAGCTGCTGGAGGCTAGAGCTACAGCTGATTGCAACCCGCTGGCGTGTCTCGTGAAGCTAAGGACAAGGTGCTGGTTGGCTGGTCCAAAGAAAGTGATAGGTAAGACTACAGATGAAGgataacaaaaataaaagaagaatcttttaatttttagcCTTACTTTCCTAGTTTCCTTTATTTCTTAATATTTCTAAACCAACCGACATTTAACTTGCTGTCCATCTCTCATTTCCTCTTTTTGCTACTGTTGCATAATTGGTTCATTAATCTCCATTAATTGTAATGTGAAAATTGGTTCATTAATTGAAaagaaatcatttattaaaattggTCCATTAATCTTCACATGCAATTTCTTTTCAACTACGCATGAAAATTGGTTCATTAATTGTaccaatattttatttaatttttattataaattttatttaacaaGTATTCTATTTACTTTCGTTTATCCTCGTATTTTATGAAAATtgtttaatattataaatatgtattttaatattataaatgtattttaatttattatataatttttttcttgCAGAATGTCCACCGAACCAACATCTATTGAGGGTAGTGTTACACCTCCTACTTCAATAGATTCTGAAAATTCGGGAGTTGGAGCTTCAAGCCAAGCATATGTGACTACTGGGAAAAAAAAAccactcctcaaaggtcaaaAGTTTGGTCTCACTTCACTAAGATTATTAATAGTTAAGGTGCAAGTAAGGCTAAATGTAATTATTGTCAAAAGGAATTTTGTTGTGATGTGAAAAAAAATGGTACAGGGTCATTGAAATATCATATTGGTTCATGTAAGAAAAATCCTAGCAATGTTGTTGACCCTAGTCAAGGACAACTAGTTTTACCTAGAAAGGGAGTTGAAGGGGGGGGGGGGAAGGGCATCTTTCAACTTGGAGATTTGATCAAGAAGCATGTAGGAAAGGATTAGCACAAATGATTGTGATTGATGAATTACCTTTCAAGTTTGTTGAAAGTGAAGGGTTTAAGAAATTTATGTTTGTGGCATCTCCTAGGTTTCATATTCCTTCACGAACTACTATGACTAGGGATGTTTATCAATTGTATTTAGATGAAAGGGTCAAGATAAAACAACTTTTGAGAAGTTCTTGTTCTAGAGTTTGCTTAACTGCTCACACATGGACGTCTTTGCAAAGAGTTAATTATTTGTGTATCACTGCTCACTTTATTGATAACgattggaaattgaataaaaagtttttaaacttTTGTCTAATTTCTAGTCATAAGGATGAGTCCATTGGGATGGTGATTGAGAAATGCTTGTTGAATTGGGGGATTGATAAGTTGTTTACTGTTACTGTTGATAATGCAAGTTCAAATGATGTTGCTATTGGTTATTTGAGAAAGAAACTTAACCCTCAAGGGGGTTTAGTTCAAAATGGTAAATATCTTCATATGAgatgcatggcacacattttgAATTTGATTGTTGTTGAAGGCTTAAAGGAAATGAATAAATCTGTTGAATGTGTTAGAGGGGCTGTTAGATATGTGAGACAATCTCCAGCTAGATTACAAAAGTTTAAGGAGAGTGTTGTGGTAGAAAAGATAGAGTGCATGAAGATGTTGTGTCTTGATGTTTGTACTAGGTGGAACTCGACCTACTTAATGTTAGACACTACTCAGAACTTTGAGAGAGCTTTTGAGAGATTTGAGGAGCAAGATACAAACTTTAGGGCTGAACTTGAAAGGGGAGAGGGTTGGCCTAGTGTGGATGATTGGACTAATGTTAGAGACTTGAGGGATTTCTTGGAACACTTTTATGAAGTCACTTTGCGTATATCTGGCACTTCATATGTCACATTCAATAATTTTTTTGATGAGCTTTCTGAAATTGATATTCTTTTACGAGATGTTCAGTTAAATAGTAATGTTGATTTCAATGTTATGGCCATCAAGATGAAAGATAAGTATGATAAGTATTAGGGtgatattgataagatgaatttGCTTATGTTTGTTGCTTGTGTTTTAGATCCTAGACAAAAACTAAAGTATCTTGAATTTGCACTTAGTGAAATGTCTAGTTCTGAAAAAGCTTCTGAAATGATGCAAAAATTGAAGGAATCTTTGTATGAATTGTTTGATAAGTATAAGCCTTCACTTCATAGTACTTGTAGCCAATCGAGTGTGTCAACACATGTTTCTCTCGGTGAACCACAACAAAAAATGAAAAGGTGAATGCAAGCTTTGTATAAAAAACGTGAGTTGAAAATTTGTGGTGAGGATAAAACATCTGAGTTGGATAAATATCTAGCTGAGGCTAATGAGGAATTTTTTgaagattttgatattttattgtgGTGGAAAGTGAATAGCCCTAGATTTCCCACTCTTTCAAAAATGGCCAGAGATATGTTAGCTATACTAGTTTCTACGGTTGCTTCAGAGTCTGCATTTAGCACCGGGGGACGTGTGCTTGATTAATATAGGAGTTCTTTAACTCCTAAAATTGTACAAGCTCTTGTGTGTACTCAAGATTGGATTCGAAAATCATCATCACAAGAAGACATCAAAAAGATTGAAGAACAAATCCAATAGCTTGACAAGATTGAAAATGgcatatttattgttttattttaatagtttcaaaTTTTTTACCATATCACTCCTACTTATTTATTTGATTCAATGTTTAGACTTTTCTTGGAATGTATCAGAGCCTACCCTAAATTCGTGAGTTGAAGGGTATGCTTACTATCTTATTTTTGTTAACTCATAAACTATTcatttgtttatattatttgatttttattaaatgcatatatttaatatttctattatATGCTAAATTGTTGTACATGTTTTTTTTGTAGATTTAATGCAAAAGGAGATCTTTTGAGAGAAGAAATAGATAcaaatgaaaatattaaagacttacatttcaattatgtgttaatttcaagacttatgtaatgtttttaattatgtagtgATTCATAAACTTATGTAATATTTTTAGTTATCAAATGATTCAAAGACTTatgtaatgtttttaattatgtagCGATTCAATTCGGGTAATTCAGATAATCAGTTAATTTGGGTaatcggttaattcggttaattcgggtAATTtgtttaattcggttaattcttaaccaaaaataaaaaaaatataattttcggttaattcggtttaCCGACCAAATTAACTGAAAAATTTtggttcggttaacggttaaaaattttgaaaggtagGTTAATTTGGTTAATGATATTTTGGGTCAGTTAACCGAATGAACACCCCTAACAAGGCTTCTTGTGGTCATTGCTGTTGGCCTTTACACTTGGAGCAGCGACTTCTTCATCCTTTCGCAAAATGTCCACCAACTCATCAATGTCCATATTATGTCGCAGAGAGTTTGAAGGACTGGAAGGTTTAGAGGAGCCATTGTCGTATGTAAAATGATATTCGATTCTGTGCAAGTATACATGTCGGTTCAAGGAATAAAATGATAAGTGAGTATTGTTCCCACGAGGATTAGATTAAAGGAAAAAAGTGGTCAAGTTATTATGATCTGGTTAATGCTATGGCAAAACTTATGAATAAGTTGTTATTGCAAAAGTTAAAGCATAAATGTAATGACACTAACAAGAGTGATTATTCGAATAGAATGTAAACAAAGAAATAACTAAATATGATGTGACAATGATACTACAACAATGAATAATGATAAAGTGATGTTGATTCGGGAGGTTGGGATTACCCAGAATCGACCTATACTATCAACAATGCCTTGGCAAAATCATATCTACTTTACTATACAGAAGAGTTCTAAAATCACCTGCCTTTCATGAAGGAAAAACCTCAAGTTACATTGTCGGTGTCTATAGGCTTTTTAGATATCTTTCATGGGTTCCTTCTATACGATCATGACTCTATGTCTAGCGTCAACTACaagtgtgtgacagccctaatttgaccctagtcggaaagtggtttcgagaccacaaaaccgagtcataaaaataattaaccgttatattctatgcttattgtatgtgtacatgcatgtgtgaaaatttcatgctttaattttgtcatttatatgtgaaatttattaaataggactcatgtgagacaattgtgaaatgtgataggtaaaattgaactggtctattaatgcatattATAAAAGGTtgaacttgcatgtcaaatatcccttttGTTGTTATTGGCCTACCATGATGAtgctttatataaaatatattatttatcacttaaaatggctttatattttatatttaatgaataaaaaaaagaaaatgggtgatgaaaacaaagctttatGTTTGTTTTTCTTGGCCGATTAGAAAGAAAGAATTTGGGGGAAAACTTTCGGTCATTTTGAAGCATAAAGAAGGTTAGTGAATTGTgttagatttttgaaattttaacttgttttaggttGATCATCTTgattcttacttagcccatgccaaagctttgaattttgatggatgaatttgcacattcggttatggttaACAAAGAAATAAGTTGATTATAGCCTTTAAGTTTTGAAGAATAatttgttgatgaaagaagttaATCTTGTTAAAAGTATGAATTGTAATTGTTTGGCATAGGTGATACTCATACGAAATTGCTACATTGGTCATGAAATGGAATTTTTAAATGGAGGCAAAGTTTGTTTAATTAGGGCTGAATGGGGTTTACATGATGTCAAGGTatgcactatatatatatatgtatatttatgccTTATGTATACACCTTGCGTCATAGAgacaattgaatatatatatatatatatatagttaaattcatgtataaggtaacataataagttatgtaaatcttTGTTGTGCATGCGAATTAGATAGGGAATAAATAAGTATGAAATTGAGTCATAgcctattttataaaatataaacatgTATTGGAGTTATGTATGATTGTTATATGCGACTACTAAGAAGTATAGttgaataagtaattaaataaattcattttgtttaaattaagctcaagagtaaGGAGGAGCTAGATCAGATAAGGAAAAGGGGAAAGCAATCGTATAGCCTATCCACAACTGTTCAAAAAAATATccgaagtaagttttgagtagtctcctttataatataattgatgatgcctctaTATAAGTATATTAGGTGAATTGCCACCTTTTGGTTTGTACGTGAATtaggatgtgaaataaataattcGTGTATATGATTGATAGTCTAATGGTCACTTTgggtttaagcttgaatggtgaaatggatatgtaatATTAGGTATGACTCTTGAGCCGAATTGTATATGATGATGTACATGTTGAGTTTATATCCGAATGTATTAAATGACTTCTAAAGTGATAagtcaaatgaaataaacaataacatattttgaattctgtataatgagaaatttgattcgtagtgaagagtggtcagaatagtcaaatagtgaaacatgggaaaacttcaagaaaaatctggtattgattggtcaaaccaaaaattctgaaaatttgatggatggaagatatatgagtctatttttagggaaaattaacggcacttgattt encodes:
- the LOC128290587 gene encoding zinc finger BED domain-containing protein RICESLEEPER 2-like — protein: MIVIDELPFKFVESEGFKKFMFVASPRFHIPSRTTMTRDVYQLYLDERVKIKQLLRSSCSRVCLTAHTWTSLQRVNYLCITAHFIDNDWKLNKKFLNFCLISSHKDESIGMVIEKCLLNWGIDKLFTVTVDNASSNDVAIGYLRKKLNPQGGLVQNGKYLHMRCMAHILNLIVVEGLKEMNKSVECVRGAVRYVRQSPARLQKFKESVVVEKIECMKMLCLDVCTRWNSTYLMLDTTQNFERAFERFEEQDTNFRAELERGEGWPSVDDWTNVRDLRDFLEHFYEVTLRISGTSYVTFNNFFDELSEIDILLRDVQLNSNVDFNVMAIKMKDKYDKY